In Raphanus sativus cultivar WK10039 unplaced genomic scaffold, ASM80110v3 Scaffold0695, whole genome shotgun sequence, the following are encoded in one genomic region:
- the LOC130502813 gene encoding uncharacterized protein LOC130502813, with translation MILQLEVEEDIVRRAGLRESSYYGSFDDSDDDDDNLYQPVRMSCVKRDGCEECNVVVAKLMGLEMKPVTVKGKPVNDKLGTLLKRERQRRRDRTLDINSRNGQASCSSRGFDAMKPIRAVGSPSRVGGWPTLSLP, from the coding sequence ATGATACTTCAGCTAGAGGTTGAAGAAGATATTGTTCGAAGGGCTGGGCTCCGTGAATCTTCTTACTACGGTTCTTTTGATGATTCCGACGACGATGATGATAACTTATATCAGCCCGTTCGAATGTCATGCGTTAAAAGGGATGGTTGCGAAGAGTGTAATGTGGTGGTTGCGAAGCTGATGGGCTTGGAGATGAAACCGGTTACGGTCAAGGGAAAACCGGTAAACGATAAGCTAGGGACTCTGCTCAAGAGAGAGCGTCAAAGGAGGAGAGATCGGACGCTCGACATTAACAGTCGGAATGGTCAAGCTTCTTGCTCGTCACGAGGTTTTGACGCAATGAAACCCATAAGAGCAGTTGGATCACCTAGTCGCGTAGGTGGATGGCCCACACTCAGTTTACCATAG
- the LOC108840054 gene encoding gibberellic acid methyltransferase 1 isoform X1 produces the protein MDSSRSLECVLSMQGGEDDVSYAKNSYGPAAALASSKPMLTSAINSIKLTEGGSSHIIKIADLGCAVGDNTFSTVDTVVEVLRRRLTVIDGKSDQPELEFEVFFSDLPSNDFNTLFRSFEEKVNGSSHKYFAAGVPGSFYGRLFPKGELHVVVTTSALQWLSQIPEKVMEKGSKTWNKGRAWIQGAEGEVVEAYAEQSDKDLVQFLKCRKEEIVEGGVLFMLMGGRPSGLVSQVSDHDSSLRHLFTIFMDQAWQDLVDEGLIEEEKRDGFNIPVYLRSTEEIAAAIDGCGGFKIEKMEVLKIADPMNAKQQELKDPETYGRAMSTSVQAGLKPMVEAYLGPDLTRKLFKQYAVRAAANREFLKENSFYYMIAVSATRV, from the exons ATGGATTCTTCTCGAAGCCTCGAATGCGTGCTCTCCATGCAAGGCGGCGAGGATGACGTCAGTTACGCCAAAAACAGCTACGGTCCGGCCGCAGCTCTGGCCTCGAGCAAACCAATGCTGACGTCAGCCATCAATTCCATAAAGCTCACCGAAGGAGGCTCATCTCACATTATAAAGATAGCCGATTTAGGCTGTGCGGTCGGAGACAACACGTTTTCCACGGTGGACACGGTGGTTGAGGTGTTACGGCGGAGGCTAACCGTGATTGACGGAAAATCTGATCAGCCGGAGCTGGAGTTTGAGGTATTCTTCTCTGACTTGCCTTCTAACGACTTCAACACACTGTTTCGATCGTTTGAAGAGAAAGTTAACGGCTCGAGCCATAAGTACTTCGCCGCTGGAGTTCCCGGCTCGTTCTATGGGAGGCTGTTTCCGAAAGGAGAGCTACATGTCGTTGTGACCACAAGCGCCTTACAATGGCTCTCTCAG ATACCGGAAAAAGTGATGGAAAAAGGATCGAAGACATGGAACAAGGGAAGGGCGTGGATACAAGGAGCAGAGGGAGAAGTTGTGGAGGCCTACGCGGAGCAGTCAGACAAGGACTTAGTCCAGTTCTTGAAATGTCGGAAAGAAGAGATTGTTGAAGGAGGAGTGTTATTTATGTTGATGGGTGGTCGACCTTCTGGCTTAGTGAGCCAAGTCAGTGATCATGACTCCAGTCTCAGGCACCTTTTCACTATTTTTATGGATCAAGCTTGGCAAGATCTAGTGGATGAG GGTTTAATAGAAGAGGAGAAAAGAGATGGTTTCAACATTCCGGTGTACCTGAGAAGCACAGAGGAGATAGCGGCTGCGATTGATGGTTGTGGTGGTTTCAAGATAGAGAAAATGGAGGTACTGAAAATAGCTGACCCCATGAATGCTAAACAGCAAGAGTTGAAAGATCCGGAGACTTACGGTCGAGCCATGTCTACCTCGGTTCAAGCCGGTCTAAAGCCAATGGTTGAAGCTTATCTCGGTCCTGACCTGACCCGCAAGCTCTTCAAACAGTATGCAGTTCGAGCTGCTGCCAACAGAGAATTTCTCAAGGAGAATTCTTTCTATTACATGATCGCTGTCTCGGCAACTAGGGTTTGA
- the LOC108840054 gene encoding gibberellic acid methyltransferase 1 isoform X2, producing MDSSRSLECVLSMQGGEDDVSYAKNSYGPAAALASSKPMLTSAINSIKLTEGGSSHIIKIADLGCAVGDNTFSTVDTVVEVLRRRLTVIDGKSDQPELEFEVFFSDLPSNDFNTLFRSFEEKVNGSSHKYFAAGVPGSFYGRLFPKGELHVVVTTSALQWLSQIPEKVMEKGSKTWNKGRAWIQGAEGEVVEAYAEQSDKDLVQFLKCRKEEIVEGGVLFMLMGGRPSGLVSQVSDHDSSLRHLFTIFMDQAWQDLVDEFAKGFNRRGEKRWFQHSGVPEKHRGDSGCD from the exons ATGGATTCTTCTCGAAGCCTCGAATGCGTGCTCTCCATGCAAGGCGGCGAGGATGACGTCAGTTACGCCAAAAACAGCTACGGTCCGGCCGCAGCTCTGGCCTCGAGCAAACCAATGCTGACGTCAGCCATCAATTCCATAAAGCTCACCGAAGGAGGCTCATCTCACATTATAAAGATAGCCGATTTAGGCTGTGCGGTCGGAGACAACACGTTTTCCACGGTGGACACGGTGGTTGAGGTGTTACGGCGGAGGCTAACCGTGATTGACGGAAAATCTGATCAGCCGGAGCTGGAGTTTGAGGTATTCTTCTCTGACTTGCCTTCTAACGACTTCAACACACTGTTTCGATCGTTTGAAGAGAAAGTTAACGGCTCGAGCCATAAGTACTTCGCCGCTGGAGTTCCCGGCTCGTTCTATGGGAGGCTGTTTCCGAAAGGAGAGCTACATGTCGTTGTGACCACAAGCGCCTTACAATGGCTCTCTCAG ATACCGGAAAAAGTGATGGAAAAAGGATCGAAGACATGGAACAAGGGAAGGGCGTGGATACAAGGAGCAGAGGGAGAAGTTGTGGAGGCCTACGCGGAGCAGTCAGACAAGGACTTAGTCCAGTTCTTGAAATGTCGGAAAGAAGAGATTGTTGAAGGAGGAGTGTTATTTATGTTGATGGGTGGTCGACCTTCTGGCTTAGTGAGCCAAGTCAGTGATCATGACTCCAGTCTCAGGCACCTTTTCACTATTTTTATGGATCAAGCTTGGCAAGATCTAGTGGATGAG TTTGCAAAAGGGTTTAATAGAAGAGGAGAAAAGAGATGGTTTCAACATTCCGGTGTACCTGAGAAGCACAGAGGAGATAGCGGCTGCGATTGA